The Mesorhizobium opportunistum WSM2075 DNA window GATCGGGGATGGTAAGCGCGGTTGTACCTGGCACGGCCGTTTCCTCCGGGGATTTTCATGAGACCAGCCGTTCGCGACCGTCCAGCCAAGACTGTGCACTATGGCCTGAGATAGGCATAGCCCTGGCTTTGCAGTTCGGCGAGCTTGACGACACCACCCTTGTCGGCGGCATGGAAGCCGGCCAGCAGGTCGGCCAGCGAAATGTCCATGCCGTGCATGGTGTTGGCGCAGGCATGCGGCTCCAGCCCCTGCTGCACCAGGCCGGCGAAGCGGCCGGAGACCGCCGCCGATATGCCCTTCGACTTGAAGCCGGCAAGGGCCGGGCCATGCACGACGAGCACGATGTCGACATTGCCGCCAGTGCCCTCGTAATGGTTCTTGATGTTGCCGAGCACAAAGTTGACCTTGTCCACATCGCTCAGGTGATAGGCGACCTTCAGCCTGGCGGGCTCGGTAGCCGCGGCCTGCACCGCCCGCAGGCCGAGAAGCGTTCCGGTTCCGGCAAGAACCGCGCGGAAC harbors:
- a CDS encoding DsrE family protein, with the translated sequence MRRRDMFRAVLAGTGTLLGLRAVQAAATEPARLKVAYHLSDVDKVNFVLGNIKNHYEGTGGNVDIVLVVHGPALAGFKSKGISAAVSGRFAGLVQQGLEPHACANTMHGMDISLADLLAGFHAADKGGVVKLAELQSQGYAYLRP